A genomic stretch from Anabrus simplex isolate iqAnaSimp1 chromosome 2, ASM4041472v1, whole genome shotgun sequence includes:
- the LOC136863023 gene encoding cuticle protein 70, isoforms A and B-like: MYKLVILPLFFAAVSAGYLGGGAIGYAAAPAAVAYAAPAVHAAPVAYAAPVVKAAVPVATSYANTYKVSVSAPVAYAAPAVVKTAVAAPVAYAAPVAYAAPAVHAAPLAYAAAAPAVLKAPLGYGGYLH, from the coding sequence GTGATCCTGCCCCTCTTCTTCGCCGCCGTATCCGCTGGATACCTTGGTGGAGGTGCCATCGGCTACGCTGCTGCCCCCGCTGCTGTGGCTTACGCCGCCCCCGCCGTCCACGCTGCTCCCGTGGCTTACGCCGCCCCTGTAGTGAAGGCTGCTGTCCCTGTCGCCACCTCCTACGCTAACACCTACAAGGTCTCTGTCAGCGCTCCCGTCGCCTACGCCGCTCCCGCCGTCGTCAAGACCGCCGTAGCCGCCCCTGTCGCCTACGCCGCTCCGGTCGCCTACGCCGCCCCCGCTGTCCACGCCGCTCCTCTGGCTTACGCCGCTGCTGCCCCCGCTGTTCTCAAGGCTCCTCTGGGCTACGGTGGTTACCTGCACTAA